One Punica granatum isolate Tunisia-2019 chromosome 3, ASM765513v2, whole genome shotgun sequence genomic window carries:
- the LOC116199997 gene encoding 3-hydroxy-3-methylglutaryl-coenzyme A reductase 1-like isoform X1: protein MKDHRRPPPPPSAAAAGEPPLNPLDRQQCPGSSVFKASDALPLPLYLTNGVFFAIFFSVAYFLLHRWREKIRTSTPLHVITLSEIAALVSLVASVVYLLGFFGVGFVLSFVSPGRPSHEDTCWDMDEEDKQPSIMCPQVVNAEKVFDDQLTIISPDKGEEAKKMLSQEDEEIVRSVVEGSTPSYSLESKIGDCRRAAGIRRAAVERLTGQSLKGLPLDGFDYESVLGQCCEMPVGYVVVPVGVAGPLLLDGREYTVPMATTEGCLVASTNRGCKAIYVSGGATSTVLRDGMTRAPVVRFGSARRAAELKLFLEEPDNFDSLAVVFNRSSRFARLQGIKCAVAGKNLYMRFTCGTGDAMGMNMVSKGVQNVLDFLRSDFPDMDIIGISGNYCSDKKPAAVNWIEGRGKSVVCEAVIGEDVVKKVLKTTVPALIELNTLKNLTGSAIAGSLGGFNAHASNIVSAIYIATGQDPAQNVESSHCITMMEAVNNGRDLHISVTMPSIEVGTVGGGTQLASQSACLNLLGVKGASKDSPGSNSRLLATIVSGSVLAGELSLMSALAAGQLVKSHMKYNRSSRDISKINGS, encoded by the exons ATGAAAGATCACCGGCGACCGCCGCCACCACCCTCCGCCGCTGCCGCCGGTGAGCCTCCGCTCAATCCACTCGACCGCCAGCAGTGCCCCGGATCCTCGGTCTTCAAGGCGTCGGATGCACTCCCCCTCCCTCTCTACCTCACCAACGGGGTCTTCTTCGCCATCTTCTTCTCTGTGGCCTACTTCCTCCTCCACCGGTGGCGAGAGAAGATCCGCACTTCCACCCCTCTCCACGTCATCACCCTCTCCGAGATCGCTGCGCTTGTGTCCCTTGTCGCCTCCGTCGTCTACCTCCTCGGCTTTTTCGGGGTCGGCTTTGTCCTGTCCTTCGTCTCCCCTGGTCGACCCTCGCATGAGGACACCTGCTGGGACATGGACGAAGAAGACAAGCAGCCCTCTATCATGTGCCCTCAG GTGGTAAATGCCGAGAAGGTGTTCGACGATCAACTGACGATAATAAGCCCGGATAAAGGAGAAGAGGCGAAGAAGATGCTTTCCCAGGAAGACGAGGAGATCGTGAGGTCAGTAGTGGAGGGTTCAACTCCATCATACAGCTTGGAGTCGAAGATCGGGGACTGCAGGAGGGCGGCTGGGATAAGGCGGGCAGCGGTGGAGAGGCTGACGGGGCAGTCACTGAAAGGCCTGCCCCTGGATGGGTTCGACTACGAGTCAGTGCTAGGGCAATGCTGCGAGATGCCAGTGGGGTACGTGGTGGTCCCGGTGGGGGTGGCGGGCCCGCTGTTGCTTGACGGGAGGGAGTACACTGTCCCGATGGCCACCACGGAGGGCTGCCTCGTGGCCAGCACCAACCGGGGCTGCAAGGCCATCTATGTATCGGGTGGGGCCACGAGCACGGTGCTGAGGGATGGCATGACGCGGGCTCCGGTGGTCCGGTTCGGGTCCGCCAGGAGGGCCGCTGAGCTGAAGCTCTTCCTAGAGGAGCCCGACAACTTCGACTCTCTCGCCGTTGTCTTCAACCG GTCCAGCAGGTTCGCAAGATTACAAGGGATAAAATGCGCAGTGGCGGGAAAGAATCTGTACATGAGGTTTACGTGCGGCACCGGAGATGCCATGGGCATGAACATGGTCTCAAAAGGCGTCCAAAACGTCCTCGACTTCCTCCGGTCCGACTTCCCTGACATGGACATCATCGGCATCTCGG GGAACTACTGCTCGGACAAGAAGCCGGCGGCGGTGAACTGGATAGAGGGGCGGGGGAAATCAGTGGTGTGCGAGGCAGTGATCGGGGAGGACGTGGTGAAGAAGGTGCTCAAGACCACCGTGCCCGCCCTCATCGAGCTCAACACGCTCAAGAACCTAACTGGGTCCGCCATTGCGGGGTCTCTGGGCGGGTTCAATGCCCATGCCAGCAACATCGTCTCGGCGATCTACATTGCCACCGGGCAGGACCCTGCCCAGAACGTGGAGAGCTCTCACTGCATCACCATGATGGAGGCCGTTAACAATGGTCGGGATCTCCATATCTCCGTCACCATGCCATCCATCGAG GTGGGCACAGTCGGGGGCGGGACCCAGCTCGCGTCGCAATCAGCTTGCTTAAACCTGCTCGGAGTTAAGGGGGCGAGCAAGGACTCGCCGGGATCAAACTCGAGGCTACTGGCAACCATAGTGTCGGGGTCCGTCCTCGCGGGCGAGCTCTCCCTCATGTCTGCCCTTGCAGCCGGGCAGCTGGTCAAGAGCCACATGAAGTACAACAGATCTAGCAGAGACATCAGCAAGATCAATGGCTCCTAA
- the LOC116199997 gene encoding 3-hydroxy-3-methylglutaryl-coenzyme A reductase-like isoform X2 yields the protein MKDHRRPPPPPSAAAAGEPPLNPLDRQQCPGSSVFKASDALPLPLYLTNGVFFAIFFSVAYFLLHRWREKIRTSTPLHVITLSEIAALVSLVASVVYLLGFFGVGFVLSFVSPGRPSHEDTCWDMDEEDKQPSIMCPQVVNAEKVFDDQLTIISPDKGEEAKKMLSQEDEEIVRSVVEGSTPSYSLESKIGDCRRAAGIRRAAVERLTGQSLKGLPLDGFDYESVLGQCCEMPVGYVVVPVGVAGPLLLDGREYTVPMATTEGCLVASTNRGCKAIYVSGGATSTVLRDGMTRAPVVRFGSARRAAELKLFLEEPDNFDSLAVVFNRSSRFARLQGIKCAVAGKNLYMRFTCGTGDAMGMNMVSKGVQNVLDFLRSDFPDMDIIGISGNYCSDKKPAAVNWIEGRGKSVVCEAVIGEDVVKKVLKTTVPALIELNTLKNLTGSAIAGSLGGFNAHASNIVSAIYIATGQDPAQNVESSHCITMMEAVNNGRDLHISVTMPSIEERGV from the exons ATGAAAGATCACCGGCGACCGCCGCCACCACCCTCCGCCGCTGCCGCCGGTGAGCCTCCGCTCAATCCACTCGACCGCCAGCAGTGCCCCGGATCCTCGGTCTTCAAGGCGTCGGATGCACTCCCCCTCCCTCTCTACCTCACCAACGGGGTCTTCTTCGCCATCTTCTTCTCTGTGGCCTACTTCCTCCTCCACCGGTGGCGAGAGAAGATCCGCACTTCCACCCCTCTCCACGTCATCACCCTCTCCGAGATCGCTGCGCTTGTGTCCCTTGTCGCCTCCGTCGTCTACCTCCTCGGCTTTTTCGGGGTCGGCTTTGTCCTGTCCTTCGTCTCCCCTGGTCGACCCTCGCATGAGGACACCTGCTGGGACATGGACGAAGAAGACAAGCAGCCCTCTATCATGTGCCCTCAG GTGGTAAATGCCGAGAAGGTGTTCGACGATCAACTGACGATAATAAGCCCGGATAAAGGAGAAGAGGCGAAGAAGATGCTTTCCCAGGAAGACGAGGAGATCGTGAGGTCAGTAGTGGAGGGTTCAACTCCATCATACAGCTTGGAGTCGAAGATCGGGGACTGCAGGAGGGCGGCTGGGATAAGGCGGGCAGCGGTGGAGAGGCTGACGGGGCAGTCACTGAAAGGCCTGCCCCTGGATGGGTTCGACTACGAGTCAGTGCTAGGGCAATGCTGCGAGATGCCAGTGGGGTACGTGGTGGTCCCGGTGGGGGTGGCGGGCCCGCTGTTGCTTGACGGGAGGGAGTACACTGTCCCGATGGCCACCACGGAGGGCTGCCTCGTGGCCAGCACCAACCGGGGCTGCAAGGCCATCTATGTATCGGGTGGGGCCACGAGCACGGTGCTGAGGGATGGCATGACGCGGGCTCCGGTGGTCCGGTTCGGGTCCGCCAGGAGGGCCGCTGAGCTGAAGCTCTTCCTAGAGGAGCCCGACAACTTCGACTCTCTCGCCGTTGTCTTCAACCG GTCCAGCAGGTTCGCAAGATTACAAGGGATAAAATGCGCAGTGGCGGGAAAGAATCTGTACATGAGGTTTACGTGCGGCACCGGAGATGCCATGGGCATGAACATGGTCTCAAAAGGCGTCCAAAACGTCCTCGACTTCCTCCGGTCCGACTTCCCTGACATGGACATCATCGGCATCTCGG GGAACTACTGCTCGGACAAGAAGCCGGCGGCGGTGAACTGGATAGAGGGGCGGGGGAAATCAGTGGTGTGCGAGGCAGTGATCGGGGAGGACGTGGTGAAGAAGGTGCTCAAGACCACCGTGCCCGCCCTCATCGAGCTCAACACGCTCAAGAACCTAACTGGGTCCGCCATTGCGGGGTCTCTGGGCGGGTTCAATGCCCATGCCAGCAACATCGTCTCGGCGATCTACATTGCCACCGGGCAGGACCCTGCCCAGAACGTGGAGAGCTCTCACTGCATCACCATGATGGAGGCCGTTAACAATGGTCGGGATCTCCATATCTCCGTCACCATGCCATCCATCGAG GAGAGAGGGGTTTGA